In one window of Tripterygium wilfordii isolate XIE 37 chromosome 1, ASM1340144v1, whole genome shotgun sequence DNA:
- the LOC120002621 gene encoding dymeclin isoform X2 gives MGAVPSTPRQGTAGSQDSAEYLIGTFVGNKSFPLGSEFWQKLLEVPLHIRWPAHQVHDACQLFAQNNYSTRHLAKILIHLAWCLQESMSTSGAPSTVYMKAVNAAYLSSVFLKYLIEHAQGDNIGLYLSLDENEPVPKIFTRDKSIENLVMHSVLSFIGSIDVSSNTYVLFQELLNFMLVAMSTQLLSGPSLELKEANLFIDAAMIQESSLVCLVVRKLLLNYILQPHTTMSGSSNSIFSEGSQNGVLQRVGSAAATFVLLPFNYLVSSSGEVSKNPLAYSSIHVLLVLSYYHKHVEGNESVAVKSDDIAASDPLSKVNTYFSANPYRKALENTRDIEFDRADIEGNAHSGPLVRLPFASLFDSLGTYLADETAVLLLYTLLQGNSDFLEYVLVRTDLDTLLMPILETLYNASKRTSNQIYMLLIILLILSQDSSFNASIHKMILPSNPWYKETLLHQTSLGSLMVIILIRTVNYNLYKLRDVYLHTTCLATLANMAPHFHRLSAHASQKLVNLFFMLSRKYNKLAELVDAKMHTPNGNTVEQNGLAEDMSAELHIYTDFLRIVLEIINAILTYALPRNPEVVYAIMHRQEIFQPFRNHPRFNELLENIYTVLDFFNSRMDAQKLDGEWSVEKVQQLINNNCRSWRGEGMKMFTQLHFSYEQESHPEEFFTPYVWQLVLSRSGFNFNPSAINLFPVDQPLEEQDDHV, from the exons ATGGGGGCCGTGCCGTCGACGCCGCGTCAGGGTACTGCGGGGTCGCAGGATTCGGCGGAGTACCTTATTGGCACTTTTGTCGGCAACAAATCGTTCCCTCTGGGCTCCGAATTCTGGCAGAAGCTTCTCGAGGTCCCTCTCCATATTCGCTGGCCAGCCCACCAAGTGCACGATGCCTGCCAGCTCTTCG CACAAAATAACTATTCTACTAGGCATCTTGCGAAGATTTTGATTCACCTAGCATGGTGTTTGCAAGAATCAATGTCTACTTCTGGTGCTCCATCTACAGTTTATATGAAGGCTGTTAATGCAGCATACCTTTCATCTGTTTTCTTGAAGTACTTAATTGAACATGCCCAAGGTGACAACATTGGATTATATCTATCCCTTGATGAAAATGAACCTGTGCCAAAGATTTTTACGAGAG ATAAAAGCATCGAGAATCTTGTGATGCATAGTGTGCTTAGCTTTATTGGCTCAATAGATGTAAG TTCAAACACATACGTCCTATTCCAAGAGCTGCTCAACTTCATGCTTGTTGCAATGTCAACTCAGCTACTTTCTGGACCATCTCTGGAACTAAAAGAAGCAAACCTGTTTATTGATGCAGCAATGATTCAG GAAAGCTCTTTGGTTTGTTTAGTTGTTCGAAAACTTCTACTCAATTACATCCTGCAGCCCCATACCACAATGAGTGGTTCATCTAATTCTATATTTTCGGAAGGGAGTCAGAATGGGGTTTTGCAGAGAGTTGGTTCTGCAGCTG CGACTTTTGTGTTATTGCCATTCAATTATCTGGTCAGCTCAAGTGGCGAAGTCTCAAAAAATCCATTGGCCTACAGCAGTATTCATGTGTTACTTGTTCTCAGTTATTATCATAAACATGTTGAGGGTAACGAGTCTGTAGCAGTTAAAAGCGATGACATTGCAGCGTCAGATCCTTTATCCAAAGTAAATACGTATTTTTCTGCCAACCCTTATCGCAAGGCGTTGGAAAATACAAGGGACATTGAAT TTGATCGAGCAGATATTGAGGGAAATGCGCACAGTGGACCACTTGTGAGGCTACCTTTTGCTTCCCTGTTTGATAGTCTTGGCAC GTACTTGGCAGATGAAACTGCTGTCTTATTGCTATACACATTATTGCAAGGGAACTCGGACTTTTTGGAGTATGTCTTGGTGCGAACTGATCTGGATACATTG TTGATGCCCATTTTGGAGACGTTATATAATGCTTCGAAGAGGACATCTAATCAAATATACATGTTGCTGATCATACTTCTCATACTTAGTCAAGATTCTTCTTTTAATGCTAGCATTCACAAGATG ATACTGCCTAGTAATCCGTGGTATAAAGAAACACTTCTTCATCAGACCTCACTTGGCTCCCTTATGGTCATAATTCTGATAAGGACTGTGAACTACAACTTATATAAATTGCGG GATGTGTATCTCCATACAACTTGTCTAGCTACTCTGGCAAACATGGCACCTCATTTCCACCGCTTGAGTGCACATGCTTCGCAGAAATTGGTCAACTTATTTTTCATGCTCTCCAGGAA GTATAACAAACTTGCCGAGTTAGTGGATGCTAAAATGCATACTCCCAATGGCAACACAGTCGAACAAAATGGTCTTGCAGAAGATATG TCGGCGGAGTTGCATATATATACTGACTTCCTCAGAATTGTCCTTGAGATAATaaatgcaattttgacttaTGCCTTGCCACGAAATCCCGAG GTTGTGTATGCAATAATGCACAGGCAGGAAATTTTTCAACCATTCAGGAATCACCCTCGCTTCAATGAGCTACTTGAAAATATCTATACT gttttagatttttttaatagTCGCATGGATGCCCAAAAATTGGATGGTGAATGGTCTGTAGAGAAAGTTCagcaattaataaataataattgtcgGTCATGGCGAGGTGAAGGGatgaag ATGTTTACTCAATTACATTTCTCGTATGAACAAGAGAGTCATCCCGAGGAGTTCTTTACTCCTTACGTGTGGCAGTTGGTTCTATCACGCAG TGGATTCAATTTTAATCCCAGTGCCATAAACTTGTTCCCAGTTGATCAGCCGCTTGAA GAACAGGATGATCATGTATAG
- the LOC120002621 gene encoding dymeclin isoform X1, whose translation MGAVPSTPRQGTAGSQDSAEYLIGTFVGNKSFPLGSEFWQKLLEVPLHIRWPAHQVHDACQLFAQNNYSTRHLAKILIHLAWCLQESMSTSGAPSTVYMKAVNAAYLSSVFLKYLIEHAQGDNIGLYLSLDENEPVPKIFTRGIFDKSIENLVMHSVLSFIGSIDVSSNTYVLFQELLNFMLVAMSTQLLSGPSLELKEANLFIDAAMIQESSLVCLVVRKLLLNYILQPHTTMSGSSNSIFSEGSQNGVLQRVGSAAATFVLLPFNYLVSSSGEVSKNPLAYSSIHVLLVLSYYHKHVEGNESVAVKSDDIAASDPLSKVNTYFSANPYRKALENTRDIEFDRADIEGNAHSGPLVRLPFASLFDSLGTYLADETAVLLLYTLLQGNSDFLEYVLVRTDLDTLLMPILETLYNASKRTSNQIYMLLIILLILSQDSSFNASIHKMILPSNPWYKETLLHQTSLGSLMVIILIRTVNYNLYKLRDVYLHTTCLATLANMAPHFHRLSAHASQKLVNLFFMLSRKYNKLAELVDAKMHTPNGNTVEQNGLAEDMSAELHIYTDFLRIVLEIINAILTYALPRNPEVVYAIMHRQEIFQPFRNHPRFNELLENIYTVLDFFNSRMDAQKLDGEWSVEKVQQLINNNCRSWRGEGMKMFTQLHFSYEQESHPEEFFTPYVWQLVLSRSGFNFNPSAINLFPVDQPLEEQDDHV comes from the exons ATGGGGGCCGTGCCGTCGACGCCGCGTCAGGGTACTGCGGGGTCGCAGGATTCGGCGGAGTACCTTATTGGCACTTTTGTCGGCAACAAATCGTTCCCTCTGGGCTCCGAATTCTGGCAGAAGCTTCTCGAGGTCCCTCTCCATATTCGCTGGCCAGCCCACCAAGTGCACGATGCCTGCCAGCTCTTCG CACAAAATAACTATTCTACTAGGCATCTTGCGAAGATTTTGATTCACCTAGCATGGTGTTTGCAAGAATCAATGTCTACTTCTGGTGCTCCATCTACAGTTTATATGAAGGCTGTTAATGCAGCATACCTTTCATCTGTTTTCTTGAAGTACTTAATTGAACATGCCCAAGGTGACAACATTGGATTATATCTATCCCTTGATGAAAATGAACCTGTGCCAAAGATTTTTACGAGAGGTATTTTCG ATAAAAGCATCGAGAATCTTGTGATGCATAGTGTGCTTAGCTTTATTGGCTCAATAGATGTAAG TTCAAACACATACGTCCTATTCCAAGAGCTGCTCAACTTCATGCTTGTTGCAATGTCAACTCAGCTACTTTCTGGACCATCTCTGGAACTAAAAGAAGCAAACCTGTTTATTGATGCAGCAATGATTCAG GAAAGCTCTTTGGTTTGTTTAGTTGTTCGAAAACTTCTACTCAATTACATCCTGCAGCCCCATACCACAATGAGTGGTTCATCTAATTCTATATTTTCGGAAGGGAGTCAGAATGGGGTTTTGCAGAGAGTTGGTTCTGCAGCTG CGACTTTTGTGTTATTGCCATTCAATTATCTGGTCAGCTCAAGTGGCGAAGTCTCAAAAAATCCATTGGCCTACAGCAGTATTCATGTGTTACTTGTTCTCAGTTATTATCATAAACATGTTGAGGGTAACGAGTCTGTAGCAGTTAAAAGCGATGACATTGCAGCGTCAGATCCTTTATCCAAAGTAAATACGTATTTTTCTGCCAACCCTTATCGCAAGGCGTTGGAAAATACAAGGGACATTGAAT TTGATCGAGCAGATATTGAGGGAAATGCGCACAGTGGACCACTTGTGAGGCTACCTTTTGCTTCCCTGTTTGATAGTCTTGGCAC GTACTTGGCAGATGAAACTGCTGTCTTATTGCTATACACATTATTGCAAGGGAACTCGGACTTTTTGGAGTATGTCTTGGTGCGAACTGATCTGGATACATTG TTGATGCCCATTTTGGAGACGTTATATAATGCTTCGAAGAGGACATCTAATCAAATATACATGTTGCTGATCATACTTCTCATACTTAGTCAAGATTCTTCTTTTAATGCTAGCATTCACAAGATG ATACTGCCTAGTAATCCGTGGTATAAAGAAACACTTCTTCATCAGACCTCACTTGGCTCCCTTATGGTCATAATTCTGATAAGGACTGTGAACTACAACTTATATAAATTGCGG GATGTGTATCTCCATACAACTTGTCTAGCTACTCTGGCAAACATGGCACCTCATTTCCACCGCTTGAGTGCACATGCTTCGCAGAAATTGGTCAACTTATTTTTCATGCTCTCCAGGAA GTATAACAAACTTGCCGAGTTAGTGGATGCTAAAATGCATACTCCCAATGGCAACACAGTCGAACAAAATGGTCTTGCAGAAGATATG TCGGCGGAGTTGCATATATATACTGACTTCCTCAGAATTGTCCTTGAGATAATaaatgcaattttgacttaTGCCTTGCCACGAAATCCCGAG GTTGTGTATGCAATAATGCACAGGCAGGAAATTTTTCAACCATTCAGGAATCACCCTCGCTTCAATGAGCTACTTGAAAATATCTATACT gttttagatttttttaatagTCGCATGGATGCCCAAAAATTGGATGGTGAATGGTCTGTAGAGAAAGTTCagcaattaataaataataattgtcgGTCATGGCGAGGTGAAGGGatgaag ATGTTTACTCAATTACATTTCTCGTATGAACAAGAGAGTCATCCCGAGGAGTTCTTTACTCCTTACGTGTGGCAGTTGGTTCTATCACGCAG TGGATTCAATTTTAATCCCAGTGCCATAAACTTGTTCCCAGTTGATCAGCCGCTTGAA GAACAGGATGATCATGTATAG
- the LOC120002621 gene encoding dymeclin isoform X3, with translation MGAVPSTPRQGTAGSQDSAEYLIGTFVGNKSFPLGSEFWQKLLEVPLHIRWPAHQVHDACQLFDKSIENLVMHSVLSFIGSIDVSSNTYVLFQELLNFMLVAMSTQLLSGPSLELKEANLFIDAAMIQESSLVCLVVRKLLLNYILQPHTTMSGSSNSIFSEGSQNGVLQRVGSAAATFVLLPFNYLVSSSGEVSKNPLAYSSIHVLLVLSYYHKHVEGNESVAVKSDDIAASDPLSKVNTYFSANPYRKALENTRDIEFDRADIEGNAHSGPLVRLPFASLFDSLGTYLADETAVLLLYTLLQGNSDFLEYVLVRTDLDTLLMPILETLYNASKRTSNQIYMLLIILLILSQDSSFNASIHKMILPSNPWYKETLLHQTSLGSLMVIILIRTVNYNLYKLRDVYLHTTCLATLANMAPHFHRLSAHASQKLVNLFFMLSRKYNKLAELVDAKMHTPNGNTVEQNGLAEDMSAELHIYTDFLRIVLEIINAILTYALPRNPEVVYAIMHRQEIFQPFRNHPRFNELLENIYTVLDFFNSRMDAQKLDGEWSVEKVQQLINNNCRSWRGEGMKMFTQLHFSYEQESHPEEFFTPYVWQLVLSRSGFNFNPSAINLFPVDQPLEEQDDHV, from the exons ATGGGGGCCGTGCCGTCGACGCCGCGTCAGGGTACTGCGGGGTCGCAGGATTCGGCGGAGTACCTTATTGGCACTTTTGTCGGCAACAAATCGTTCCCTCTGGGCTCCGAATTCTGGCAGAAGCTTCTCGAGGTCCCTCTCCATATTCGCTGGCCAGCCCACCAAGTGCACGATGCCTGCCAGCTCTTCG ATAAAAGCATCGAGAATCTTGTGATGCATAGTGTGCTTAGCTTTATTGGCTCAATAGATGTAAG TTCAAACACATACGTCCTATTCCAAGAGCTGCTCAACTTCATGCTTGTTGCAATGTCAACTCAGCTACTTTCTGGACCATCTCTGGAACTAAAAGAAGCAAACCTGTTTATTGATGCAGCAATGATTCAG GAAAGCTCTTTGGTTTGTTTAGTTGTTCGAAAACTTCTACTCAATTACATCCTGCAGCCCCATACCACAATGAGTGGTTCATCTAATTCTATATTTTCGGAAGGGAGTCAGAATGGGGTTTTGCAGAGAGTTGGTTCTGCAGCTG CGACTTTTGTGTTATTGCCATTCAATTATCTGGTCAGCTCAAGTGGCGAAGTCTCAAAAAATCCATTGGCCTACAGCAGTATTCATGTGTTACTTGTTCTCAGTTATTATCATAAACATGTTGAGGGTAACGAGTCTGTAGCAGTTAAAAGCGATGACATTGCAGCGTCAGATCCTTTATCCAAAGTAAATACGTATTTTTCTGCCAACCCTTATCGCAAGGCGTTGGAAAATACAAGGGACATTGAAT TTGATCGAGCAGATATTGAGGGAAATGCGCACAGTGGACCACTTGTGAGGCTACCTTTTGCTTCCCTGTTTGATAGTCTTGGCAC GTACTTGGCAGATGAAACTGCTGTCTTATTGCTATACACATTATTGCAAGGGAACTCGGACTTTTTGGAGTATGTCTTGGTGCGAACTGATCTGGATACATTG TTGATGCCCATTTTGGAGACGTTATATAATGCTTCGAAGAGGACATCTAATCAAATATACATGTTGCTGATCATACTTCTCATACTTAGTCAAGATTCTTCTTTTAATGCTAGCATTCACAAGATG ATACTGCCTAGTAATCCGTGGTATAAAGAAACACTTCTTCATCAGACCTCACTTGGCTCCCTTATGGTCATAATTCTGATAAGGACTGTGAACTACAACTTATATAAATTGCGG GATGTGTATCTCCATACAACTTGTCTAGCTACTCTGGCAAACATGGCACCTCATTTCCACCGCTTGAGTGCACATGCTTCGCAGAAATTGGTCAACTTATTTTTCATGCTCTCCAGGAA GTATAACAAACTTGCCGAGTTAGTGGATGCTAAAATGCATACTCCCAATGGCAACACAGTCGAACAAAATGGTCTTGCAGAAGATATG TCGGCGGAGTTGCATATATATACTGACTTCCTCAGAATTGTCCTTGAGATAATaaatgcaattttgacttaTGCCTTGCCACGAAATCCCGAG GTTGTGTATGCAATAATGCACAGGCAGGAAATTTTTCAACCATTCAGGAATCACCCTCGCTTCAATGAGCTACTTGAAAATATCTATACT gttttagatttttttaatagTCGCATGGATGCCCAAAAATTGGATGGTGAATGGTCTGTAGAGAAAGTTCagcaattaataaataataattgtcgGTCATGGCGAGGTGAAGGGatgaag ATGTTTACTCAATTACATTTCTCGTATGAACAAGAGAGTCATCCCGAGGAGTTCTTTACTCCTTACGTGTGGCAGTTGGTTCTATCACGCAG TGGATTCAATTTTAATCCCAGTGCCATAAACTTGTTCCCAGTTGATCAGCCGCTTGAA GAACAGGATGATCATGTATAG
- the LOC120009142 gene encoding early light-induced protein 1, chloroplastic-like, translated as MAAAFAMQSIFASPVTVSGGSHVGRPNRFLPATYMIPRLPRNSGMCVRAMSESEEEKDQQTAAKTTPSPTPTPTPTPTARPSPPKVSTKFGDVFAFSGPAPERINGRLAMIGFVAALAVEVGKGEDVLAQLSNGGIPLFLGTSILLTVASLIPLFNGVSVESKSKGFMTSDAELWNGRFAMLGLVALAFTEYVKGGTLV; from the exons ATGGCCGCTGCATTTGCAATGCAATCCATCTTTGCAAGCCCTGTGACCGTGAGTGGTGGTAGCCATGTGGGTAGGCCTAATCGCTTCCTTCCTGCCACCTACATGATACCACGCCTTCCCAGAAACAGTGGCATGTGCGTTCGAGCAATGTCGGAGTCGGAG GAAGAGAAGGACCAACAAACTGCAGCAAAAACAACTCCATCTCCAACACCTACGCCTACACCTACACCAACGGCAAGGCCATCTCCACCTAAA GTGAGCACGAAGTTTGGTGATGTGTTCGCTTTTAGTGGGCCAGCACCGGAGAGAATCAACGGCAGGTTGGCCATGATAGGCTTTGTTGCAGCATTGGCAGTGGAGGTAGGGAAGGGTGAGGATGTGTTGGCTCAACTATCAAACGGTGGAATCCCATTGTTCCTAGGAACTAGTATATTGCTGACAGTAGCATCACTGATCCCATTGTTCAATGGGGTGAGCGTGGAGTCTAAGTCAAAGGGTTTCATGACATCTGATGCTGAGCTGTGGAATGGGAGGTTCGCCATGTTAGGTCTGGTCGCATTGGCCTTCACTGAATACGTTAAGGGCGGGACCCTGGTGTAA
- the LOC120009056 gene encoding perakine reductase-like, which yields MEETNSQIPLVKLGSQGFEVSRLGFGCAGLSGMLNAPLSHEEGISLLKEAFNRGITLFDTANMYGKDNHNEIMIGKLLKQLPREKVQLATKFGVYILEDGQFGVKGTPEYVRENCEASLKRLGVDYIDLYYQHRVDTSVPIEDTIGELKKLVDEGKIRYIGLSEANVDTIRRAHAVHPITAVQMEYSLWTREIEDEIIPLCRELGIGIVAYSPLGHGFFGGKAVVESLPNESVLAMHPRFTGENLDKNRLLYTQLANQAAKRSCTVPQLALAWLLHQGDDIIPIPGTTQLKNLESNIGALAVKLTQEDLKEISDVFSVDNVSGSREAVSSKFSWKFANTPPKQ from the exons ATGGAGGAGACAAATTCTCAGATTCCTCTAGTGAAACTGGGAAGTCAGGGATTCGAG GTTTCTAGATTGGGATTTGGATGTGCGGGACTTTCTGGAATGCTGAATGCCCCTCTTTCCCATGAAGAGGGAATTTCTCTTTTAAAAGAAGCTTTTAATAGGGGCATCACCTTATTTGATACTGCCAATATGTATGGAAAAGACAATCATAACGAGATCATGATTGGcaag CTTTTGAAACAGCTTCCTCGAGAAAAAGTTCAGTTAGCAACCAAATTTGGTGTATACATATTAGAGGATGGCCAATTTGGTGTCAAGGGCACCCCCGAGTATGTAAGGGAAAACTGTGAAGCTAGTCTTAAGCgacttggcgtggactacattGACCTCTACTATCAACATCGAGTGGATACTTCAGTGCCAATAGAGGATACC ATTGGGGAGCTCAAGAAGCTGGTGGATGAAGGAAAGATAAGATATATAGGGCTATCAGAAGCTAATGTTGACACAATAAGGAGAGCCCATGCAGTTCATCCCATCACGGCTGTTCAAATGGAATACTCTTTGTGGACTCGTGAAATAGAAGATGAGATAATTCCGCTCTGCCG AGAGCTTGGCATCGGTATAGTGGCATATAGTCCTCTTGGTCATGGTTTCTTTGGAGGGAAAGCTGTTGTAGAGAGCTTGCCTAATGAGAGTGTTTTG GCTATGCATCCAAGGTTCACTGGGGAAAATCTAGACAAAAACAGACTTTTATACACCCAACTTGCCAACCAGGCAGCGAAGCGTTCTTGCACTGTGCCTCAGCTGGCTTTGGCATGGCTTCTCCATCAGGGGGATGACATAATTCCAATTCCCG GGACAACGCAACTGAAAAACCTTGAAAGCAACATTGGAGCCTTGGCAGTAAAGCTCACACAAGAGGATCTAAAAGAAATCAGTGATGTTTTTTCTGTTGACAATGTCAGTGGCTCCAGAGAGGCGGTGTCATCTAAATTTTCCTGGAAGTTTGCAAATACACCACCAAAGCAGTGA